From Sphingobium sp. RAC03, a single genomic window includes:
- a CDS encoding urease accessory protein UreF produces MTTTTVIPTITTTMLADAALHRLLAWTSPSYPVGSFTYSHGLETAVEDGRITTAAHVTAYVEAVLARGGGWIDAVLFVHAYRAADDAAAFDALSALAAAFRGSSETALESRQQAGSFLSVTRKAWPHPALDAFAARNGDHPMAHATVMALACAVHAIPLEPALHGWLHATAANLVSAGVRLVPLGQTDGQLALAALSHAIPAIAEKALVTPLEDLGTAAPHLELASLSHETLYTRLFRS; encoded by the coding sequence ATGACCACCACCACGGTCATTCCCACGATCACCACGACCATGCTGGCTGACGCCGCCCTCCACCGCCTGCTCGCCTGGACCTCGCCTTCCTATCCGGTGGGCAGCTTCACCTACAGCCACGGCCTGGAAACAGCGGTCGAGGATGGTCGCATCACCACCGCCGCCCATGTCACCGCCTATGTCGAGGCGGTGCTGGCACGCGGCGGCGGCTGGATCGACGCCGTGCTGTTCGTCCACGCCTACCGCGCGGCCGATGACGCCGCCGCGTTCGATGCCCTCTCGGCACTCGCCGCCGCCTTTCGCGGCAGCAGCGAAACCGCGCTCGAAAGCCGCCAGCAGGCCGGCTCCTTCCTCTCGGTAACGCGCAAGGCCTGGCCTCACCCCGCGCTCGACGCCTTCGCCGCGCGCAACGGCGATCACCCCATGGCCCATGCCACCGTCATGGCGCTCGCCTGCGCCGTCCACGCCATCCCGCTCGAACCCGCGCTGCACGGCTGGCTCCACGCCACCGCCGCCAACCTGGTTTCGGCGGGCGTCCGGCTCGTGCCGCTGGGCCAGACCGATGGCCAGCTCGCGCTTGCCGCGCTATCCCACGCCATTCCTGCCATTGCAGAAAAGGCGCTCGTCACCCCGCTCGAAGACCTCGGCACCGCCGCGCCCCACCTCGAACTCGCCTCCCTGTCCCATGAAACCCTCTACACAAGGTTGTTCCGCTCATGA
- a CDS encoding urease accessory protein UreE, with protein sequence MLTAHEVLPHGHWSGPAADHITLDYDARHRRRWVYTADHGTLFLLDLARATVLGHGDALQLSDGRLVEVLAAPEALVEATATDPSAMIRLAWHIGNRHLPAELHPHAIRLRDDHVINAMLEGLGATVTKINAPFTPEGGAYSGGGHHHHGHDHDHDHDHHHGHSHDHHDHAG encoded by the coding sequence ATGCTGACCGCCCACGAAGTCCTCCCCCACGGCCACTGGTCCGGCCCCGCCGCCGACCATATCACGCTCGACTATGACGCGCGCCACCGCCGCCGCTGGGTCTACACCGCCGACCATGGCACGCTGTTCCTGCTCGACCTCGCCCGCGCGACGGTGCTGGGCCATGGCGATGCGCTGCAACTGTCGGACGGCCGCCTGGTCGAAGTCCTCGCCGCGCCCGAAGCACTGGTCGAAGCCACTGCAACGGACCCGTCCGCAATGATCCGCCTCGCCTGGCATATCGGCAACCGGCATCTGCCCGCCGAACTGCACCCCCACGCCATCCGCCTGCGCGACGATCATGTCATCAACGCCATGCTCGAAGGGCTGGGCGCGACCGTGACCAAGATCAACGCCCCCTTCACCCCCGAAGGCGGCGCCTATTCGGGCGGCGGCCATCACCATCACGGCCATGATCATGATCACGATCATGACCACCACCACGGTCATTCCCACGATCACCACGACCATGCTGGCTGA
- the ureG gene encoding urease accessory protein UreG: protein MTPVSLGHNGPLRVGIGGPVGSGKTALTDRLCKAMRDHYNIAAITNDIYTREDAEFLTRSGALVPERIMGVETGGCPHTAIREDASINLAAVDTMHRKFPGLELIFIESGGDNLAATFSPELADITIYVIDVSAGDKIPRKGGPGITRSDLLLINKIDLAPLVGADLGVMDRDAKKMRGQRPFLFTNLKDNIGLPAVIDFIVATGGLRPYPADAAAL from the coding sequence ATGACTCCGGTTTCTCTTGGTCACAACGGTCCCCTGCGCGTCGGCATTGGCGGCCCGGTCGGCTCCGGCAAGACCGCGTTGACCGACCGGCTGTGCAAGGCGATGCGCGACCATTACAACATCGCCGCCATCACCAACGACATCTACACCCGCGAAGATGCGGAGTTTCTCACCCGCTCCGGCGCGCTGGTGCCGGAACGCATCATGGGCGTCGAAACCGGCGGCTGCCCGCACACCGCCATTCGCGAGGATGCCAGCATCAATCTCGCCGCCGTCGACACGATGCACCGCAAATTCCCCGGCCTCGAACTCATCTTCATCGAAAGCGGCGGCGACAATCTGGCCGCCACCTTCTCGCCGGAACTGGCCGACATCACCATCTATGTCATAGACGTGTCGGCGGGCGACAAGATCCCGCGCAAGGGCGGCCCCGGCATCACCCGCTCGGACCTCCTCCTCATCAACAAGATCGACCTTGCCCCGCTGGTCGGCGCGGACCTGGGCGTCATGGACCGGGACGCAAAGAAAATGCGCGGGCAGCGCCCCTTCCTCTTCACCAACCTCAAAGACAATATCGGCCTGCCCGCCGTCATCGATTTCATCGTCGCCACCGGCGGCCTGCGCCCTTATCCCGCAGACGCCGCCGCCCTCTGA
- a CDS encoding agmatinase family protein, with protein sequence MTMKRMALGALLMATVISSAAVIAQSDKPAIPPALEAKIKDLPKAKREFLTSDPAEMFAGSYDKLFERLATKSPQEIDAYIEAMMDAVEASKFNAKTDMAAIPLDTDNENFNGWKLRRPSGLDPKREAGPFELSYYANGRGGGVYGGGIATFAGAPVAIFPEDLVAGKVDVAIVGAPLDMGSGYRGAKGGPSAMRTQYGAGGIDMYTMVDPSKELKIVDYGDIAIDNMSTERTVAHVRERVAEIARTGALPFIVGGDHSLEYSDVAGLADVHGKGSFGVVHFDSHYDAGKGGVHFITHGAPVYRAVKEGHVLGKNYIQVGLRGPWPEKEGFEWMRDNGVRYHAMPEIEKNGWAATMERALKEARESGKKIFISFDVDVLDPAFIPGTGTPVPGGLTMREAIPIVRRLCAENELVGFEIVELAPVLDPTYRSALNANFIMHACLTGVAMRKKGIRQTGFLSDLTTEHGQPFYGEKAAKDGKTEKVDPRYGRGGARRPTT encoded by the coding sequence ATGACGATGAAACGCATGGCGCTTGGCGCATTGCTGATGGCGACGGTGATCTCCTCGGCGGCGGTGATCGCGCAGTCCGACAAGCCCGCCATTCCCCCCGCGCTGGAAGCCAAGATCAAGGATCTGCCCAAGGCCAAGCGCGAGTTCCTGACATCCGATCCGGCCGAAATGTTCGCCGGTTCCTACGACAAATTGTTCGAGCGGCTGGCGACCAAAAGCCCGCAGGAAATCGACGCCTATATCGAAGCGATGATGGACGCGGTCGAGGCGTCGAAATTCAATGCCAAGACGGACATGGCGGCGATCCCGCTCGATACCGACAATGAGAATTTCAACGGCTGGAAACTGCGCCGCCCGTCCGGCCTTGATCCCAAGCGCGAAGCCGGGCCGTTTGAACTGAGCTATTACGCCAACGGACGCGGCGGCGGCGTCTATGGCGGCGGCATCGCCACCTTCGCCGGCGCACCCGTCGCGATCTTCCCCGAAGATCTGGTCGCGGGCAAAGTGGACGTCGCGATCGTCGGCGCGCCGCTCGACATGGGATCGGGCTATCGCGGCGCAAAGGGTGGCCCGTCGGCCATGCGGACCCAATATGGCGCAGGCGGCATCGACATGTACACGATGGTCGATCCGTCCAAGGAATTGAAGATCGTCGATTATGGCGACATCGCCATCGACAATATGTCGACCGAACGCACCGTCGCCCATGTCCGCGAGCGCGTCGCCGAGATCGCGCGCACCGGCGCGCTGCCCTTCATCGTCGGCGGCGACCATAGCCTCGAATATAGCGATGTCGCTGGGCTGGCCGATGTCCATGGCAAGGGCAGCTTTGGCGTCGTCCATTTCGATTCGCATTATGATGCGGGCAAGGGCGGCGTGCATTTCATCACCCATGGCGCGCCCGTCTATCGCGCGGTCAAGGAAGGCCATGTCCTGGGCAAAAATTATATCCAGGTCGGGCTGCGCGGTCCCTGGCCCGAAAAGGAAGGTTTCGAATGGATGCGCGACAATGGCGTGCGCTACCATGCGATGCCGGAGATCGAGAAAAATGGCTGGGCCGCGACGATGGAGCGCGCGCTCAAGGAAGCGCGCGAAAGCGGCAAGAAGATCTTCATCTCGTTCGACGTGGATGTGCTGGACCCGGCCTTCATCCCCGGCACCGGCACGCCCGTCCCCGGCGGCCTGACGATGCGCGAGGCGATCCCGATCGTGCGGCGGCTTTGCGCAGAAAATGAACTGGTCGGCTTCGAAATCGTCGAACTCGCCCCCGTGCTGGACCCCACCTATCGCAGCGCGCTCAACGCCAATTTCATCATGCACGCCTGCCTGACCGGCGTGGCAATGCGCAAGAAGGGCATCCGGCAGACGGGCTTCCTGTCCGACCTGACGACCGAACACGGCCAGCCCTTCTACGGCGAAAAGGCCGCCAAGGACGGCAAGACCGAAAAGGTCGATCCCCGCTACGGCCGCGGCGGCGCGCGGCGTCCGACCACTTAA
- a CDS encoding hybrid sensor histidine kinase/response regulator has protein sequence MDRAAYVLREKRLYNKWVASQTLEDYALRYTADSARRWSAGQVANTAIGATAFLACEAIGASITLTYGFANSVAAIAAAVALMFVIGLPIAYHAAKHGLDIDLLTRGAGFGYLGSTLTSLIYASFTFLLFSVEATIMAVALTAMTGMPMSVAYLVSALVVIPIALYGMSAITRFQIATQGIWIVLQVAPIIYILWSGPSALAEWSRFTGQLGAPDGSVSLLYFGFALSTLLSLLPQIGEQADYLRFLPSAKKIGKGKWWAAMLAGGPGWTLIGGMKLLLGSWLAHYLIGGAASASDAANPTAMFQTIFTAMSGHAGLSLLLTGLFVIICQLKINVTNAYAGSIAWSNFFARLTHSHPGRVVWLIFNVLLALLLMEVGIFDAIEAILILYATVAAGWIGALAADLMISKPLGLSPAGIEFKRAHLYDINPVGIGAMLLSILVSGSAHLGLLGQLAQAFAPVIGMAVAFTAAPVIALLTHGRYYIARRSHWAEGAETKSCIICENAFQPVDMAHCPLYAAPICSLCCTLEARCHDRCKSDSRATQQAARWLERLLPQRIARYVHTPVGHFIAVMAAITIANAALLGGINWQIGRRMPDIAAEMSSLMLGLFLLFSLIGGVIAWMIVLAHQSRRTAMQESEHHVQKLMEEVIAHDVTGAELQKAKEAAESANAAKSRYLVSVSHEIRSPLNSIYGYAQLMERGHDIAPVEAAKIIRRSAEHLTNLVEGLLDISQVESGVLRISSETVRLAPFVDQIANMFRPQAQSKGIEFLFERPEKLPDFVRTDQKRLRQILINLLSNAIKFTRTGSVTFRVAYRSQMATFDIIDTGLGIAPDDLKRVFDPFERGSNPDAQRQKGIGLGLSITQALVQILGGDLSVVSEAGKGTQFTVRLMLGHVANPIEDAPPVDRISGYVGDRRKVLLIDDDPSQVAVLRGLLEPLDFTVMEALSGRAGLDIAARDAPDIVLLDISMPGESGWDISRALRETLGGKVRIIMVSANAHEYHRGGDGRAAHDMFLMKPVDLDALLDAIADQLHIRWTGDAPPLETPAPDDLLLPDLPEDALPILADIEQKAIIGHVRGIESSIRALEQAVPQAQPLAARMLAHLDRFDLKGLIKIIRAVK, from the coding sequence ATGGACCGCGCCGCCTATGTCCTGCGCGAAAAGCGACTCTACAATAAGTGGGTCGCCAGCCAGACATTGGAGGATTACGCCCTGCGCTACACCGCCGACAGCGCCCGGCGCTGGTCGGCAGGGCAGGTCGCCAACACCGCGATCGGCGCGACCGCCTTCCTCGCCTGCGAAGCGATCGGCGCGTCCATCACCCTGACCTACGGCTTCGCCAACAGCGTTGCCGCCATCGCCGCCGCCGTCGCGCTGATGTTCGTCATCGGCCTGCCAATCGCCTATCATGCCGCCAAGCACGGCCTGGACATCGACCTGCTGACCCGCGGCGCAGGCTTCGGCTATCTCGGCTCGACCCTGACTTCGCTCATCTATGCCAGCTTCACCTTCCTGCTCTTCTCGGTCGAAGCGACAATCATGGCGGTCGCGCTCACTGCCATGACCGGCATGCCGATGAGCGTCGCCTATCTGGTCAGCGCGCTCGTCGTCATCCCCATCGCCCTCTACGGCATGAGCGCCATCACCCGCTTCCAGATCGCGACCCAGGGCATCTGGATCGTGCTGCAAGTCGCCCCGATTATCTATATCCTCTGGTCCGGCCCTTCCGCACTGGCGGAATGGTCGCGCTTCACCGGCCAGCTTGGCGCACCCGATGGCAGCGTCAGCCTGCTCTATTTCGGCTTCGCCCTCTCCACGCTCCTCTCGCTCCTGCCCCAGATCGGCGAACAGGCGGATTATCTCCGCTTCCTGCCCAGCGCCAAGAAGATCGGCAAAGGCAAATGGTGGGCCGCCATGCTCGCGGGCGGCCCCGGCTGGACGCTGATCGGCGGCATGAAGCTGCTGCTCGGCTCCTGGCTGGCCCATTATCTGATCGGCGGCGCAGCCTCGGCCAGCGATGCCGCCAATCCAACGGCGATGTTCCAGACCATCTTCACCGCCATGTCGGGCCATGCTGGCCTGTCGCTGCTACTGACCGGCCTGTTCGTCATCATCTGCCAGCTCAAGATCAACGTCACCAACGCCTATGCCGGCTCCATCGCCTGGTCCAATTTCTTCGCCCGCCTGACCCACAGCCACCCTGGCCGCGTCGTCTGGCTGATCTTCAACGTCCTGCTTGCGCTGCTGCTGATGGAAGTCGGCATCTTCGACGCGATCGAGGCGATCCTGATCCTCTACGCCACCGTCGCGGCGGGCTGGATCGGTGCGCTCGCGGCCGACCTCATGATCTCCAAGCCGCTCGGCCTGTCCCCTGCGGGCATCGAATTCAAGCGCGCCCATCTCTATGACATCAACCCTGTCGGCATAGGCGCAATGCTGCTGTCCATCCTCGTATCGGGCAGCGCGCATCTGGGCCTGCTGGGACAATTGGCGCAGGCCTTCGCGCCGGTCATCGGCATGGCCGTCGCCTTCACCGCCGCGCCGGTGATCGCCCTCCTCACCCATGGCCGCTACTATATCGCCCGTCGCTCGCACTGGGCCGAGGGGGCGGAAACCAAGAGCTGCATCATCTGCGAAAATGCCTTTCAGCCCGTTGATATGGCGCATTGCCCCCTATATGCCGCGCCGATCTGCTCGCTCTGCTGCACGCTGGAGGCGCGCTGCCATGACCGCTGCAAATCCGACAGCCGCGCCACGCAGCAGGCCGCGCGCTGGCTCGAACGGCTGCTCCCCCAACGCATAGCCCGCTACGTCCATACGCCGGTCGGCCATTTCATCGCCGTCATGGCGGCCATCACCATCGCCAATGCCGCCTTGCTGGGCGGCATCAACTGGCAGATCGGCCGCCGGATGCCGGACATTGCGGCGGAGATGTCCAGCCTGATGCTCGGCCTCTTCCTCCTCTTCTCGCTCATCGGCGGCGTCATCGCCTGGATGATCGTCCTCGCCCATCAAAGCCGCCGCACCGCGATGCAGGAAAGCGAGCATCATGTGCAAAAGCTGATGGAAGAGGTGATCGCCCATGACGTCACCGGCGCGGAACTGCAAAAGGCGAAGGAAGCCGCCGAATCCGCCAATGCCGCCAAGAGCCGCTATCTCGTCAGCGTCAGCCACGAAATCCGCTCGCCGCTCAACAGCATCTACGGCTATGCGCAATTGATGGAGCGCGGCCACGACATCGCGCCCGTCGAAGCCGCCAAGATCATCCGCCGCAGCGCCGAACATCTGACCAATCTGGTCGAAGGGCTGCTCGACATTTCGCAGGTCGAAAGCGGCGTCCTGCGCATCAGCAGCGAAACCGTCCGCCTTGCCCCCTTCGTCGACCAGATCGCCAATATGTTCCGCCCGCAGGCCCAGTCCAAGGGCATCGAATTTCTGTTCGAACGGCCCGAAAAGCTGCCCGATTTCGTCCGCACCGACCAGAAGCGCCTGCGCCAGATCCTCATCAACCTGCTCTCCAACGCGATCAAATTCACCCGCACCGGCTCTGTCACCTTCCGCGTCGCCTATCGCAGCCAGATGGCGACCTTCGACATCATCGACACCGGCCTTGGCATCGCGCCCGACGACTTGAAGCGCGTGTTCGACCCCTTCGAGCGCGGCAGCAATCCCGACGCGCAGCGGCAAAAGGGCATCGGCCTTGGCCTCTCCATCACCCAGGCGCTGGTCCAGATATTGGGCGGCGACCTCTCGGTCGTCAGCGAAGCCGGCAAAGGCACGCAATTCACCGTCCGCCTGATGCTCGGCCATGTCGCCAACCCGATCGAGGACGCGCCCCCGGTGGACCGGATTTCCGGCTATGTTGGCGACCGGCGCAAAGTGCTGTTGATCGATGATGACCCATCACAGGTCGCGGTGCTGCGCGGCCTGCTCGAACCGCTCGACTTCACCGTGATGGAAGCGCTCAGCGGTCGCGCAGGCCTCGACATCGCCGCGCGCGACGCGCCCGACATCGTGCTGCTCGACATCTCCATGCCCGGCGAATCCGGCTGGGACATCAGCCGGGCGCTACGCGAAACGCTGGGCGGCAAGGTGCGGATCATCATGGTGTCGGCCAACGCCCATGAATATCATCGCGGCGGCGACGGCCGCGCCGCGCACGACATGTTCCTGATGAAACCCGTCGATCTCGACGCGCTGCTAGACGCAATCGCCGATCAGCTGCATATCCGCTGGACCGGCGACGCACCGCCACTCGAAACCCCCGCGCCCGACGACCTCCTCCTGCCCGATCTGCCGGAGGATGCGCTGCCGATCCTGGCCGATATCGAGCAAAAGGCGATCATCGGCCATGTGCGCGGCATCGAATCGAGCATCCGCGCGCTGGAGCAAGCCGTGCCGCAGGCGCAGCCGCTCGCCGCCCGGATGCTCGCCCATCTCGACCGTTTCGACCTCAAGGGGCTGATAAAAATCATAAGGGCCGTAAAATGA
- a CDS encoding urease subunit beta — protein MIPGEILPIPGDIVLNEGRTPITLTIANSGDRPIQVGSHYHFAETNPALLFDRDTAHGYRLDIPSGTAVRFEPGQSRDVQLIPYAGDRIVIGFRGDVMGEL, from the coding sequence ATGATCCCCGGCGAAATCCTCCCCATCCCCGGCGACATCGTCCTGAATGAAGGACGCACCCCGATCACCCTCACCATCGCCAATAGCGGCGACCGGCCGATCCAGGTCGGCAGCCATTATCATTTCGCCGAAACCAACCCCGCCTTGCTGTTCGACCGCGACACCGCGCACGGCTATCGCCTCGACATCCCGTCGGGCACCGCCGTCCGCTTCGAACCCGGCCAAAGCCGCGACGTGCAACTCATCCCCTATGCAGGCGACCGCATCGTCATCGGTTTCCGCGGCGATGTGATGGGGGAATTGTGA
- a CDS encoding urease accessory protein UreD — MTVQRAITVPPKSRHQRVDGRAMVAFGPRGIRDMMQVAPARLLFPEGRDGDFPLAVTVTTCGGLTGGDRLALDIIVDPGVCATIVPQAAEKLYRALDEDEPTRIDTSIAIGAGATCEWLAQEAILFDRSRMRRTLSADMAPDARMLAMEMLVLGRGAMGETYQSGLIHDSWRIRRGGRLVWADALHIEGDFATAGRAPFGFGDASAVATLVYAGPDAADYLDLARTLVEAPTGGATSFDELLILRLTRNDPHALRKDVMRAAGVLRAAIFGLSPSMPTICYC, encoded by the coding sequence ATGACTGTGCAACGCGCCATCACCGTGCCTCCCAAATCCCGGCACCAGCGCGTCGATGGCCGCGCCATGGTGGCGTTCGGGCCGCGTGGCATCCGCGACATGATGCAGGTCGCACCCGCGCGGCTGCTGTTCCCCGAAGGTCGCGATGGCGACTTCCCCCTTGCCGTCACCGTCACCACCTGCGGCGGGCTGACCGGCGGGGATCGGCTGGCGCTCGACATCATCGTCGATCCGGGCGTGTGCGCGACCATCGTGCCGCAGGCCGCCGAAAAGCTCTACCGCGCGCTGGACGAGGATGAACCCACCCGCATCGACACGAGCATCGCCATCGGCGCGGGCGCGACCTGCGAATGGCTGGCGCAGGAAGCGATCTTGTTCGACCGCAGCCGGATGCGCCGCACGCTGAGCGCCGACATGGCCCCTGATGCTCGAATGCTGGCGATGGAAATGCTGGTGCTGGGGCGCGGCGCAATGGGCGAAACCTATCAAAGCGGCCTGATCCACGATAGCTGGCGCATCCGGCGTGGCGGGCGGCTGGTCTGGGCCGACGCGCTCCATATCGAGGGCGACTTCGCGACGGCGGGCCGTGCGCCCTTCGGCTTTGGCGATGCCAGCGCGGTCGCGACGCTCGTCTATGCCGGGCCGGACGCCGCCGACTATCTCGACCTCGCCCGCACGCTGGTCGAAGCGCCCACCGGCGGCGCGACCAGCTTCGATGAATTGCTGATCCTGCGCCTCACCCGCAACGATCCCCACGCGCTACGCAAGGATGTGATGCGCGCAGCGGGCGTGCTGCGCGCCGCGATATTCGGCCTATCGCCCTCCATGCCCACCATCTGCTATTGCTGA
- the ureC gene encoding urease subunit alpha, with the protein MPITMSRRAYAGMFGPTVGDRVRLGDSSLLIRVEEDRTVYGEEVKFGGGKVIRDGMGQSQMSRADGAPDTVITNALILDHWGIIKADVSIRDGYIAAIGKAGNPDVQPGVTIPIGPGTEIIAGEGRILTAGGIDAHIHFICPQQVDEALNAGITTMLGGGTGPAHGTLATTCTPGSWHIGRMLQALETMPMNFGLMGKGNASQPAALVEMIRAGACGLKLHEDWGTTPAAIDCCLSVADDYDIQVAIHTDTLNEAGFVESTIGAFAGRTIHAFHTEGAGGGHAPDIIKLAGLPNVLPSSTNPTRPYTINTIEEHLDMLMVCHHLDPRIAEDVAFADSRIRKETIAAEDILHDLGAFSMMSSDSQAMGRVGETIIRCWQTADKMKQQRGSLGTDDADSDNFRAKRYIAKYTINPAIAHGISHIVGSIAVGKLADLVLWSPAFFAVKPDMVIKGGSIAVAPMGDPNASIPTPQPVHYRPMFGAMGRAGALSAVHFVSAAGIADGIAERLQLARPLEAVRNTRGGIGKASMILNDAMPHIEVDPETYEVRADGELLTCEPASVLPFAQRYFLF; encoded by the coding sequence ATGCCCATAACCATGTCCCGCCGCGCCTATGCCGGCATGTTTGGCCCCACCGTCGGCGACCGCGTGCGCCTTGGCGACTCCTCCCTCCTCATCCGGGTGGAGGAGGATCGCACCGTCTATGGCGAGGAAGTGAAGTTCGGCGGCGGCAAGGTGATCCGCGACGGCATGGGCCAAAGCCAGATGTCGCGCGCCGACGGCGCGCCCGACACGGTCATCACCAACGCGCTGATCCTCGACCATTGGGGGATCATAAAGGCGGACGTCTCCATCCGCGATGGGTACATCGCCGCCATCGGCAAGGCGGGCAACCCCGACGTGCAGCCCGGCGTCACCATCCCCATCGGCCCCGGCACCGAAATCATCGCGGGCGAAGGGCGCATCCTGACCGCAGGCGGCATAGACGCGCACATCCACTTCATCTGCCCGCAACAGGTGGACGAAGCGCTCAACGCGGGCATCACCACGATGTTGGGCGGTGGTACCGGCCCGGCGCACGGCACGCTGGCGACCACCTGCACGCCGGGCAGTTGGCATATCGGCCGGATGCTGCAAGCATTGGAAACCATGCCGATGAATTTCGGCCTGATGGGCAAGGGCAATGCCAGCCAGCCCGCCGCGCTGGTCGAAATGATCCGTGCGGGGGCCTGTGGCCTCAAACTGCACGAAGATTGGGGCACCACGCCCGCCGCGATCGACTGCTGCCTATCGGTCGCGGACGACTATGACATTCAGGTCGCGATCCACACCGACACGCTCAACGAAGCCGGCTTCGTCGAAAGCACGATAGGCGCGTTTGCGGGCCGCACCATCCACGCCTTCCATACAGAGGGCGCAGGCGGTGGCCATGCGCCCGACATCATCAAGCTGGCGGGCTTGCCCAATGTCCTCCCCTCCTCCACCAACCCGACCCGGCCCTACACCATCAACACGATCGAGGAACATCTCGACATGCTGATGGTCTGCCACCATCTTGACCCGCGCATCGCCGAGGACGTGGCCTTCGCCGACAGCCGCATCCGCAAGGAAACCATCGCGGCGGAGGATATCCTCCACGACCTTGGCGCTTTCTCGATGATGTCGTCGGACAGCCAGGCGATGGGCCGGGTGGGCGAAACCATCATCCGCTGCTGGCAGACCGCCGACAAGATGAAGCAGCAGCGCGGCAGCCTTGGCACCGACGACGCCGACAGCGACAATTTCCGCGCCAAACGCTATATCGCCAAATATACGATCAACCCCGCCATCGCCCACGGCATAAGCCATATCGTCGGATCGATCGCGGTCGGCAAACTCGCCGATCTCGTCCTCTGGTCCCCCGCCTTCTTCGCGGTCAAGCCCGACATGGTGATCAAAGGCGGCAGCATCGCCGTCGCGCCGATGGGTGACCCCAATGCCAGCATCCCCACGCCCCAGCCGGTCCACTACCGCCCGATGTTCGGCGCCATGGGCCGCGCGGGCGCGCTGTCGGCGGTGCATTTCGTGTCGGCGGCGGGGATTGCGGACGGCATCGCCGAACGCCTGCAACTGGCGCGGCCTCTGGAGGCAGTGCGCAACACGCGCGGCGGCATCGGCAAGGCCTCGATGATCCTCAACGACGCCATGCCGCATATCGAGGTCGATCCCGAAACCTACGAAGTGAGGGCGGATGGGGAATTGCTCACCTGCGAACCAGCCAGCGTCCTGCCGTTCGCGCAACGATATTTCCTGTTTTGA
- a CDS encoding urease subunit gamma: MNLTGREKDKLLVAMAAMVARNRLARGVKLNHPEAIALITDHVVEGARDGQSVAALMASGGHVLTRDQVMEGIAEMIHDIQVEATFPDGTKLVTVHRPIR; encoded by the coding sequence ATGAACCTGACAGGACGCGAAAAAGACAAGCTGCTGGTCGCGATGGCCGCCATGGTCGCGCGCAATAGACTGGCGCGCGGCGTCAAGCTCAACCATCCCGAAGCGATCGCGCTGATCACCGACCATGTGGTCGAAGGCGCACGCGACGGCCAGTCGGTCGCCGCCCTGATGGCCAGCGGCGGCCACGTCCTGACCCGCGATCAGGTCATGGAGGGCATAGCCGAGATGATCCACGACATTCAGGTCGAAGCGACGTTCCCCGACGGCACGAAACTCGTCACCGTGCATCGGCCGATCCGATGA